The window ttggtttcttattgttttctattgctattgcttttggattaattaggaggtttatACGCCgttttattaggttgattgagctttttatgaaaatgaattttgaccaatctgttcttctaacttgctttaAATCGAAATTGAATatgcatatttttttctgtttctaattggttgttcttttctgaagtttttctaGAGACAAGCAAGTTTGATGTGAATAACGTTTAACAgctctgttagattagggtataattgtaggTTTGTGAAAAATTCAGGGATAATTTTGtgagtttatttgatttaagggtaaatctgtTTTTTCGAGAAAACACAGGAGCAAATATGTGTAGTAACCCAATTACTTCATAATGACTAATTATGGTAAGTTTatctaagaaaaaaaaaataaaagagacacgttaagagaaagagaaagcacATGTGTGGACATAAATCTCCACTTTACATCGTATAAAAATGTCACAAATGTCCCAAATCTTTCGTCCCCTCCAACGCATAAACACATTCAAACAGCTACTCTTCCAGCTCTTCCTTTTTTCCCCCATTTCCACTTCCATTATTTTATCCCcccttttttctctcttcttctcgATTCATCCATGGATTCCACTCGGCCGGAATCCAAACTCCGGCGACCGATCCGCCGCATCTCGGACGAGGTTGACCACCACGGCCGCTGTCTCTCTCCGCCTCCTAAAGCCTCCGATGCTCTCCCTCTCCCGTTGTATTTAACCAATGCGGTTTTCTTTACTCTCTTTTTCTCCGTCGCGTACTATCTTCTCCACCGGTGGAGAGATAAGATCCGTAATTCTACTCCTCTTCATGTCGTTACTCTCTCTGAAATTGCCGCCATTGTTTCTCTCATTGCGTCTTTCATCTACCTGCTTGGATTCTTCGGGATTGATTTCGTTCAGTCTTTCATTGCACGCGCTTCTCATGACACGTGGGACCTTGATGATGCGGATCGTAACTACCTCATTGATGGAGATCACCGTCTCGTTACTTGCTCTCCTGCGAAGATTTCTCCGATTAATTCTCTTCCTCCTAAAATGTCTTCCCCGCCGGAACCGATTATTTCGCCTCTGGCATCCGAGGAGGATGAGGAAATTGTTAAATCTGTTGTTAATGGAACGATTCCTTCGTATTCGTTGGAATCGAAGCTTGGGGATTGTAAAAGAGCGGCTGAGATTCGACGGGAGGCTTTGCAGAGAATGATGGGGAGGTCGTTGGAGGGTTTACCTGTTGAAGGATTCGATTATGAGTCGATTTTAGGTCAGTGCTGTGAAATGCCTGTTGGTTATGTGCAGATTCCGGTTGGAATTGCTGGGCCGTTGCTGCTAGACGGGCAAGAGTACTCTGTTCCGATGGCGACCACCGAGGGTTGTTTGGTTGCTAGCACTAATAGAGGGTGTAAAGCGATCCATTTGTCAGGTGGTGCTAGTAGTGTCTTGTTGAAGGATGGCATGACTAGAGCTCCCGTTGTTCGATTCGCCTCGGCCATGAGGGCCGCGGATTTGAAGTTTTTCTTAGAGAATCCTGAGAATTTCGATAGCTTGTCCATCGCTTTCAATAGGTATGTACTTTTATAGAGTTTCCTTActgttcttttcttcttctgttGGTTGATATTTAGACATCTCACCCACCATTGATTCGTTTGGCGGTGTGAATTTTGAAAGAAACAAGAGTTCAAAATTTTCAGTTGTTAATGATTTGCAGGTCCAGTAGATTTGCAAAGCTCCAAAGCATACAATGTTCTATTGCTGGAAAGAATCTATATATGAGATTCACCTGCAGCACTGGTGATGCAATGGGGATGAACATGGTTTCCAAAGGGGTTCAAAACGTTCTTGACTTCCTTCAAAGTGATTTCCCTGACATGGATGTTATTGGCATCTCAGGTAAATTCCTTTTTTGAATATTAGATGCTTGCATCACTCACTCGGTACCTTTTCTCTGCTGTTATCGACAAAAAGATTCCTGTgattttcaatccaaaattACAATCTTGTGTGATATGTCGTATTCTTCCAGCTTTATATGAATTTGTCTTCAAATTGTTGAGCTGTATAATTTGGTCGTCAGAGTTTACCTGCTCTGGCATATTCATCACATCATCACAATCATCACCAACTTGTTTTTCTCCTAATTTTGTTTACTTTTGCTAATTATTCGTTTTTTAGCTACTTGCCTCATTTAGGCACACACTAAAAAGCACAGCTGGCTTTGTAGTTTGAATTCCCTTTTCTGGAGAGCAAATGGAAGTCCTTTTCTTTCACCTTCTCACTGTTTGGGAATGATAACTTTCATATATTTGCACGTGTAAATCCATCCAATTTCGCAATTTCTTATTCCTTTGATCTATGTTGCATCTATACTCCTTTTTAGTCAGTGTTTCTATGTTTTGTGTCCGTTCCTGTTTCAGTTCGTTTCCTgattatgttttagaaataacgatCCCGATCCCCATTCGTATGCGGTAGATTTTCTTAATACAGCAATGGGTATATTATGCTTCAATTAGATTAATCACATATCAATTTCTCAATGGAATAGGAAATTTTTGTTCGGACAAGAAGCCAGCTGCTGTGAACTGGATTCAAGGGCGAGGCAAATCGGTTGTTTGCGAGGCAATTATCAAGGAAGAGGTGGTGAAGAAGGTATTGAAATCAAGTGTTGCTTCACTAGTAGAGCTGAACATGCTCAAGAATCTTACTGGTTCAGCTATTGCTGGAGCTCTTGGTGGATTCAATGCACATGCTGGCAACATAGTCTCTGCAATTTTCATTGCCACTGGCCAGGATCCAGCCCAGAATGTTGAGAGTTCTCATTGCATCACCATGATGGAAGCTGTCAATGATGGAAAAGATCTCCACATCTCTGTAACCATGCCTTCAATCGAGGTGATGATGATTCAAATGATGGTTTCAATTATTTGGtgccttttaataaaaaatttgtgTAGGGTATCCAAAATTAGTTAGCATGTCATAATCATGTTAACATTCAATTTTTCCCCTAACGTTTTTTGGGAAATGCAGAGATATCCTTAACGTAAAAAAGAATGGTAAAATTTTGTTTTCAACCTTCCCAACATGGACCAATTTTGAGTCCAAACAGTGGCGGAGTCAGCTTTTGACGGGttgggttaaaaaaaaaatccccctACCCGGACCAAAATGACTCCATTTGGTCTAGGGAAGGCAAAGAAAGATGCACAACCCTCATCCATTTGAGGTAACATTCAACATGCCACATATAAAAAAGAGAGGAGTGGGTTAGGGTGGAACCACCGCTATAAAGGGTGGTTCCCGACTGCCATGGATGCATCGATTCCCCCATGCCTCCACCTCTGGATGCAACTAAGAGTTCCATGTTATGGTATACCATTATCTAAGTTGGAAATATTAAGGTCAAAATTTATCATTTCTTACATTATGAGTATGTGTCATGAAACCGTTTTAACCAACAGCTCGAATGAATctctgacacacccccacatGCAAATGTCTCCTGGACTTGCACCCTGTACAACACAGGCTCACcccaccatgtgtttttaatcctacaaattaatgaggttgacATGACTCGAAACCATTTGGTtctagaggctctgataccatatcattAAACCGttaatcatagatcttatatgaATCTCTGACAGTATCATTTGAACCTTATCCCACATAATCGTGCCCAACGTTCATATTAAGCGAATCATCTCCATAAATCGTGTTAACATTTTTTCTAATTATCTTCCAGGTAGGAACAGTTGGAGGAGGGACACAACTAGCATCCCAATCAGCATGTCTGAACCTACTCGGTGTAAAAGGAGCAAGTAAAGAATCACCAGGAGCAAACTCAAGGCTCCTAGCCACAATAGTAGCTGGTTCAGTCCTAGCTGGTGAACTCTCCCTAATGTCAGCCATAGCAGCAGGACAACTAGTCCGGAGCCACATGAAGTACAACAGATCCAGCAAAGATGTAACCAAATTTGCATCATCTTAATCAAAACTGGTTCACAATAATAAAAGCGTCCGAACCAAACCTCATAGACAGAGAGCCAGATAGACAGAGCCAGAAAGAGAAAGGGgaagaaaatggaagaagaagactgTACTGTAGGGTACCTACCccatgtgagtttttttttatttttttttcaaagctTTTAATAGCTGTAAAGTTGCTTAATCATATggagagaagaaagaagaattAGGTACACAAAACTTTTGAAAATCTCCATTTTCTTACCCCAAATTTGAGAAGTGGGTGTACTGTATTAGTATGTTGGTGAGCACATGTGAGCAAAAAAGGTCCCCACTATCTACTACCTAGTGTTTTTTGTGTATGTTTGTGTCCTAATTTATTTGTTAATGTTTAGTTGCtttctttcttctattttttgcATACATATGTTGTGTACACTTGTTTTTGTGTTTGAACTTACCTGGGGCTGACATGTGACACGTGGCGTGATATTGTTTGTTGTtgatttcctttttttttctgacGTGGCTTTCTTTCTATGACTATATGGGATTGCTTTTATTGAATTTGGAAGGTAGTATTAAATTTGAAAACGGATTAAACGGTATTTGGATATTTTAAAATACTATCAAGTTGCATTTTTTA of the Euphorbia lathyris chromosome 7, ddEupLath1.1, whole genome shotgun sequence genome contains:
- the LOC136235206 gene encoding 3-hydroxy-3-methylglutaryl-coenzyme A reductase 1, which translates into the protein MDSTRPESKLRRPIRRISDEVDHHGRCLSPPPKASDALPLPLYLTNAVFFTLFFSVAYYLLHRWRDKIRNSTPLHVVTLSEIAAIVSLIASFIYLLGFFGIDFVQSFIARASHDTWDLDDADRNYLIDGDHRLVTCSPAKISPINSLPPKMSSPPEPIISPLASEEDEEIVKSVVNGTIPSYSLESKLGDCKRAAEIRREALQRMMGRSLEGLPVEGFDYESILGQCCEMPVGYVQIPVGIAGPLLLDGQEYSVPMATTEGCLVASTNRGCKAIHLSGGASSVLLKDGMTRAPVVRFASAMRAADLKFFLENPENFDSLSIAFNRSSRFAKLQSIQCSIAGKNLYMRFTCSTGDAMGMNMVSKGVQNVLDFLQSDFPDMDVIGISGNFCSDKKPAAVNWIQGRGKSVVCEAIIKEEVVKKVLKSSVASLVELNMLKNLTGSAIAGALGGFNAHAGNIVSAIFIATGQDPAQNVESSHCITMMEAVNDGKDLHISVTMPSIEVGTVGGGTQLASQSACLNLLGVKGASKESPGANSRLLATIVAGSVLAGELSLMSAIAAGQLVRSHMKYNRSSKDVTKFASS